One stretch of Passer domesticus isolate bPasDom1 chromosome 2, bPasDom1.hap1, whole genome shotgun sequence DNA includes these proteins:
- the LOC135293716 gene encoding regucalcin-like: protein MSSSIKIESVVKEKNRMGECPVWEERENALVYVDINSQKVCRWSPVTNEVQSVSVDARVGSVALRQCGGYVIALGTRFAFLDWDTQAVTTILELEQDKPNNRFNDGKVDPKGRFFAGTMAEETAPGVRARRQGALYTLLPDHSVIKQLDQLDISNGLDWSLDHRTFFHIDSLSYAVHAFSYDVHTGKIACPKLLYHLEKEEQMPDGMCIDAEGKLWVACIDGGRVIRIDPETGKRIQTVRLPTPRITSCCFGGKDYSEMYVTSAYDGLDEATLAKEPHAGEIFKITGLGVKGIPQNFYAA, encoded by the exons ATGTCTTCCTCCATCAAAATCGAGTCTGTTGTGAAGGAGAAGAACCGGATGGGAGAGTGCCCAGTCTGGGAAGAAAGGGAGAATGCACTTGTCTACGTAGACATCAACTCACAGAAAGTTTGCCGCTGGAGCCCAGTCACCAATGAGGTGCAGAGCGTGTCTGTGG ATGCCCGTGTCGGCTCGGTGGCTCTGCGGCAGTGTGGGGGCTATGTCATTGCCCTGGGGACCAGGTTTGCCTTCCTGGACTGGGACACACAGGCAGTCACCACCATCCTCGAGCTCGAGCAGGATAAACCAAACAACAGGTTCAATGATGGGAAAGTGGATCCAAAGGGGAGATTTTTTGCTG GTACGATGGCTGAAGAGACAGCACCAGGGGTCCGAGCGAGGCGGCAAGGAGCTCTCTATACCCTCCTTCCTGACCATTCAGTAATAAAACAGCTAGACCAGTTGGACATTTCCAATGGTCTGGATTGGTCCCTGGACCACAGGACCTTCTTCCACATCGACAGCCTGTCATATGCCGTCCATGCCTTCAGCTATGATGTGCACACTGGAAAGATTG CCTGCCCCAAGCTTTTGTACCATCTGGAAAAGGAGGAGCAAATGCCTGACGGGATGTGCATAGATGCAGAAGGAAAGCTCTGGGTGGCCTGTATTGATGGTGGCAGAGTCATTCGCATCGACCCAGAGACAG gaaaaagaaTCCAAACTGTGAGGCTGCCTACTCCAAGGATCACCTCTTGCTGCTTTGGTGGAAAAGACTACTCAGAAATGTATGTGACTTCTGCATACGATGGACTGGACGAGGCCACCTTAGCCAAGGAACCTCATGCAGGAGAGATTTTCAAG